The DNA window CCACCCTTCCTGGTAGAGTTTCAAAACAGAAATAGATCCAGCGAGTGGAAATAGCAGGGAAGCAGGTCTCCCCCGAAGGTGCCAAGAAATGTCCGGGGAGTCCATTCCGTGGGCTACCTGAGGGCCCTCGGCCTGCCTGGATCCATAGAGCACAGGAGGCAGAGACGGCCAGCAGAGAAGAGCCCTTGGCGGTTGTCCATCAGCAACTCAGTTGCCGCCCGTGGGGCTCTGCGCCGACTCTGCCTGGCTTCCAGATCCAGGGAGGGTGAGGGAAAGGACAATCaccaggatgaggaggaggacaaCTCCTGCCGCCACCCCTCCCAGGATGATCTTGTATTTCATGTTCTCCCAGCGCTTCTTCTGAGCCACAGTCTTGGTGGTCTTGCTGAAGGCAACACTCTGGAACAAAGGAACAACCGTAGGCAGAAGGTTTCGTGAGTCTTCACGCAGCTCGGAAGTAACCAGTTACCAGTAACTTAGTTAACTTTCCCCAGTTAGTGGTGGAAATCGAGCCATAAGTCGAAACTTGCATTTCCATCTGGATGAGAGGCAGGCTGGTTTTCCACAACCCACTATGTTGCGCGCCTGTCCTCCCTTTGGGGAAAGGAGGGCCCTCTCCTTTGATCCCCCCCAGACCCCGGGAGCCCCCTGCCTCCCCACGCCGTGGAAGCCACACCCTGAGGAGCTCCTCTTCCTGCACGCCCAACCAGCGCCCCCTCGCTCGCAGCAGTTCGCCCATCTGCTGCCTCAGAAAGCCCAGCTGCCACCACATTCCCTGGGCCGCCCGAGGATGCTGGAGAAAGGGCCCCCTGCCGAGCGCTCCCcgggcccacccccaccccaccccaccccacgccGGGTACCTGGTTGCGAAGTTCATCGGCCCTCTCGTCCAGCTCGCTCAGCTTGCCTTCCCGGTCCATCACTTTACTGTAGTTGTCCATCATAATCTCGGTCACCTCCTCGGCCTCCTTCTGGCACTGCTGCAACCTGCTCTCCCCCTGTGGAAAGAGGAAGGCgggcatggggtgggggggcaccAAGGGAGGGGAGGCCTCAGAGGAAATGGGGGCAGCTGGAGGTCCTGGCGTGGGGCAGTGACGGCAGCCTCGTGAAATGGGGAACCGGGCTCCGGGGCCTTTAAAGGGTTGGGTGCCTGTGGAAATCTCCTTTTGCGCATGGTGACGGAAGGGACAGGAGCCCTGTCCTCCATTTCGTGTGGCCGCCTGagctggaacccccccccccgccatgcttTCAAAGGGCAAAGACCTTCTTCTCCTGGAGGGGGGGAACGGGGAGCGTGCTGGGCAGTGGGGCCAGGGGGGGGCGACACCCGAAGTTGCCTCCCTGCCTGATAAGggaaatgtctctctctctcaaaggatGGGGAGCAGTACTCAGTGGGGCACCCCACTCCATGGAATGAAGGCTCTGGCAagcctccacccaccccaccccacccaccgcCTGGTCACCTTAGAGAGCGCCCAGTTTCCGCAGTCCTTGAGAGAAAGGGGCaggggggaagggaagcccaGGCCAGCCTTGGCCCTTCCTGGTGCATGCctgacttgccccccccccccgggtttccATAGGAATCTCCTGTCCTGTGTGAGCAAAGGAGGGATCAAATACCAGCCCGTCAGCTTTCACCGCCTGCTTGCtgtggcaggcagggtcactggAAGGCTGTGATCTGTTGTTGGCCAGCCCCGCTTGAAATCCAAGCGCAGCAGGAAGCGCTCCCCTGCCTGGGCCCTCCGGGGTGTGTGAGATTTTTTTCTTGGTAGGGGCTGGACTGGCAGCCAGGGAGCCCGACAGGCTCATCCCAGCCCAAGCCAGCTCCAGCTAGGCTGGCCAGCTGAGCCTCCCAGTAACCGGGGAGAAGATCCAAGAAAGAGCAGAAAGCAACGGTCACGGAGATCCCCCTGAGGTCCCCAGAGCCAGGATGATAATGGATGTGCATCCCCATGTTGCCTCGCGGACCAAGGCTAGAGGTTTCATGGAGTGCCCTCCCAGAATCAGATAACTCACTTGAATGAAAACCAGAGTTTTCACAAGGAAATCCATCCAAGCACCCGGTGTCTTTTAGGGGCCCCTCTTTTCAACCCTTTTTATCTGATGGTTAGAGAGAGGCCAGGAGAGGCtgcctccttggggggggggggggaaacagggaaGAAAGTTCATCTCCCCGGGGACACTTCCAGCCAGGCAGGCGGCAGGCCAGGAAACCCCCGGGAGGTGAGCTTGTCCCAGCAGAGCAGAGCAGGAAACAGGCGAGAGCCTGACCTTCAGCCACGAAGAGGTGTTTATCCCAAACCAGCCAGGTTCCTATTGTTTATCTGAGACTCCCTTGATTGATGCTGGAACCGGACGGTGGAGAAAAAGACGCTGGGCAGGATACGGCTCAAACGCTGAAGACGCCAGAAGCTCCACTTCAACCAGGCAATTAATGCTGGAGGAGagttattttggcacaggagGTGGCTTGTGGCCAAAGTGGTTGGCTTCCTTTCTACTTTAAGCCCCCCCCCGGCTCATACATTTTGGGGAGCCTTCTCCACCCCAGCCCCAACTCGCCTTTGAAGTCAGCAAGGGGGTGGCAGTTTAATCCATGAATCCATGCCCCTCGTGCTCACCCTTACCATGGCAGAGACAGAAGGtctctctgtctgcctgtctgtctctcAGCCTCAGTTCCCTGTCTGAAAAATAAGGATAACCAGGCCGTCCCACCTTGGAAGTGGCCGTCCAGGTTGCCTCGCTGAAAGGCCGActagggaagggaggggaggcatCTTCCTTGGTACTTTGTTTGGACAAAGGCTGCCAtgttggggggggaggtttcTAGCTGTATCTTGTTCATCAGCTACCTGTTAGTGTTTTGGGATTTAATGTGCACCatcatgttgttttattttaattctgcaCTGCTGATTTTGCTTGCTTTGTGGTTCCCTTTCAAGGGATGCAATTTGTAAATATCTCTACCAAAACACAGTAACACAGACATAAGGTGTAGCAAAGGGCTACCAACATGGAAACCATTTGTAGTctcaacaaaaacaagagaaaagtaaaaaaagaaaaaaagaaaagaaatgctaaGGTCTCATAGCAGCTTCAAGAATAACAGGTTGTTGGCTTTGGCATGAGGCTTTGTGGATTACAACCCCCTTCTTCAGACAAATAATTCGGGTTAAAATGAAAAACCTTGcagcctttaagatgccacaatacttcTGCTCTCCCTTTGGGCTTCTGTTTCTCCTCCTGAGGAATAATGAAAACTTGCCCAAGCAACACAACGGCCCAATTCTCTTGCTTGCACGGTTGGTGACAGAAGAGGAAACGGGCAGACTTTTGCTTGCAGACTTTTGCTTGCTTTCCGGTGGAATTTTTTttgtctcctcccctccccccacctcctccccagGGACTCCCCCTTTGACAAAGGCAAGGCAGGAGGGAGCAGGAGGGCTGGCCTACCTGCAGGGCGGAGACCCAGCTCCTGCTCCCAAAGCAGCTAGAGGTTGCCTCTGAAACCTGCAAGGCTTTACGGAGCACGGgccaccatggggggggggggcgccttccATCTCATTTCTCAAAACGGTTTGATTTTTATCACCAGTGAAGCTGAAGCGAAGCAAAACGAAGGATTTCTGGGGTGCCTAAAACTGAATGTTAGGAAATCTGCCGTTTACTTTATTTCCCCCACAAACTTGCTAGCAAACtacctctcccccctccccccaccatgTGCAAGAGGGATGACGGTCATCCTAGTGATCTACCTaccagggttgttgtgaggagaaaaacCCAGCCTATCTtgatactgttgttgtttagtcattaagtcgtgtccaactcttcgtgaccccatggaccagagcaggccattATATTATATACTGTACGTTGGGAGAGAACCTACAGCAGCAGAAGGAAGACTTCTGCCTGCTGCAGAAATTCTCCTGTCCGGCACCCTGAGCCGTCAGGCCAAAAGACCACAGAGGGGCTTTGAAAGACGCCCAGGGCCCAGACTTGGCAGTAGTGAGTTATAAGTAACTCTTGTAGCGTGGAATGCTGCATTTCAAAAGTAACGCAACAGGTAGGAGAATAGTTTAAGCAGTAACACCTTAATCGCTATCAGAAGTTACTCTGTTGTctcagcatctttaaaagcatttCAGGGGCAATTGGAGGGTAACATTTGCAGGGGGGGGCTTCTCTTTCCTACACCCTCTCCTGAGATTtgtgagctttttaaaataagggaAAGCAACCGGACCAGGGAAGGCCTTGCGCTCTGGGTAGGTGGGGGAGAGGTTTGCCTAGAGAGCCATCCCCTTACAAGTGAGGGGGCCTGGCTGCCTTTCTCAAGGGCTGGCCCGCGGGGGGGTCCCTACAGGCTCTCTTTTCAGCCATACAGGAAACGgtccttttttaattattattttacagaAGCCAAGGCAGCCGGCGGCGAAAGGGGCAGCGGGCTTGGGCTGCCAGGCCTGGACCCTGAGCCCGCCTTGTAAGGCCTGGCAAGGCCAGGTGCGTCCGTCCGTTCCCGGGAGAGAAGCAGCTTCCTGGGCCACCTTCCAGCGCTCTGGCCTTCCAAGGAAGGGAAGGGCGcctgcccccccgccccaccccgccccaccccagcccagaagCAAGGTTCGTGGGCTTGCAATGGGCGGCTCTCTGGGTCCCCGCGCGCGCCCCCgcagggaatgggggggggagagcagctcGCACAGAAAGCCCCGCAGAATCTTTCCAGCCCAGGTCTTATTTTCGAACGCGGGTATCTTTCTGCCCTGAAGCTCTCCAcattcaaacaaataaacattgcCCTGCCAATTCCTGCTGATAAAAACGTGCCAGGATCGCACCCACGTTGCAAGAAGCAGTGTTTCGGCTGACGGACGGGTGTGGGTTCTGAGAGCCTCCCACCCCGGCTTCTTCTCCGGCTGGCAGGAGGCACCAGCGCCGGGGGAGGACAGGCCCCCCGTGCCCCGTCCCTCCCGGCCCCAGCGTCAGGCAGAGCCCCCAGAAACAGCCCCCCGCCCCCGGCTTGCTCCCTGATTCCGGGAAGCGCCGCTCCGACTTCCCTTGGGGAGGCGAAGGCAGCCGGTCCCGGGGCGCCCGGACGTGGGGTCCCGCTCGCGCTCGCCCTTACCATGGCCGCCGCTGTCACCGGGACCGTCGGGGAACTCGGGCGGCGCCGCGCCGGCAGCGGCGGACGGAGGGCGGCGGCGGTCGGGAGGCTTCGGGGGTCTGGAGCGGCGTCGCCTTCCTGCGCTCCGGCCGGCCGGTCGGGGGCTGCGAGCTGCGATCAGAGGAAGCGGGGGCGGTGCCGGCGTCAAGGGCCGAGCCAGAGGGGCCAGATCCGCCGGCCCGCCCCCTCGCCGcccgctctcctcctcctcctcctcctccggggccCTCCCGGCAGGTGGCAGCCACTCCGGCGGCTCTTCGGGCGCCCCCTCGGAAGAAGGCGCAAGGACGGAGACGCGAGGGGACGCCGGGTCGCTGTACCCCCCCCCTAGGGACGGAGGTCCGAGGGGACGACCACGCCGAGGGGGCAGGGTTGCTTTTGGGgaaggcagcggggggggggtttcGGTCGGGAagtggtgtcccccccccccaattaacgTCCCCAGAGTCTTCGTGAGAACGCTTGGCGGTTCCTCCAGGCAAGGCGAGGCGCTTCAGGGAGCAGCGCCGCTAGGTCGCGGACGGTCCCCCGGAGCGAGCGCCTCGGCCGGCTGAGTGGGTGGGAAGAGGCGCCCGCGAGGGGACCAAGGGCAGGCCGCTGCCGGGGACGCCTCCTCGGCCCTTGGCTCGCCCTCGGCCGCCGAGCGCGGCAAGGGACGCCGGAAGGAGGGCTGGCCCGAAGGGGCGGAGAGGGCGAGCCGCGAGGGTGAAAGTCCGGCCGGAGACGAGCTGCCCCGGAGCAGCGCTTGGGAACGAACCGCCTCGCCAGGTGCCGGGAAGGGGGGCTCCGGGTCCGGGTCCCCTAGGACGGGGGGGGCGGTGTGTGTTTGTGGAGGGGAGGCAGAGCGTCGTCGGAAAGTTGGTGGTGTGTGCGCGCGTGCTTGGGGAGCCTCGGAAGTCCCCTATAGATGGGGAGAGTGGAGCACGGAGGTCGCCATGGGGGCCAGCAAGGAGAGAGGCCCTCCGTCAAGCGCCGCCCGGTCTCAGGCCCACGACAAGTGGTGGCGGGGGACGCTACTGCGTCGGAGGGGAGTGACACGTGTAGCCCAGGGCCCCCGGGGCGCGTGGCGAGGCGTTCTCAGCGGCTTTCCTGGGGTCCTGGAGCGGAGCGGGGGGGGGCTGAGAGAAAGGTTTCTGCCAGTTTCATCACTCCTGtgagccctctctctctctctctctctctctctctctctccgtgcgtgcgtgcgtgcgtccgCTTGTCCAGGTCCTCCGGGCAGTTCCGGTTACCCTCTGGCCACTCGTCTCGGGCCTCcgacccaggaggaggaggaggaggaggaggaggggtccGGTGGCCGGGCCCCCCTTCCAGGCTGAAGGCCCTCTGGGGAAGGAGGTGGCCTTAGCCTCGGGCTGGGCTGTCACTCCCCTCCCAGAGGTTGTTTCTCATGTCCTTCTCAAATGCATGGGCATCCGGGGGTCACTCAAGGGCGGGCAGGCTCTGGGGTTCAGCAGGAGGGACAGAAGCTTCCAGGAGAGGAGGTCAAGGACAaaaaggacacagagagagagagagagagacagagagagagagagagagagagagagaaagagagcattcTATGCCCCTCTGTCATGTTTCCCCTTGCTggttccccaccccactccccagtGAAGCTGAAAACCCCCAGAGATTAAAACTTTCCTTCTTCCTAGGGTTAGGAACTGCTCTCCTGTCCTTCGAGCATTTCTGTggctcttctcccccccaccccgcttttCTGGCTCCACGCCGTTTTTTTGAAACAAGAACGGTTCTTCTTGTTCTGGATGTGGTCCCAGGATGGGTTTGTACAAAGGCTGGGTGGCACTTTTAGTTAccttttcaatttcttttctcaTTACATGGTGGAATGTGGAAGGAGGGGGCTTCCTCAAGGCAGCGCCTGCCCCCTGCGATGGAAGCGTAACCCAGCTCTCTGCCCGGGGCTCCCGATTCATGAAGCAGGGCCTTGTGGACACGGGAGGGCCCCTCGGCCTCATCCTGCACTTGGCGGAGCTGGGCCTGACGTCCACCCTCCCCCTCCACCCTCCCCAGCCCCAGCTTGCCAAGTGCattggtgtgtgggtgtgtgtgtgcagaggagCTGCCCTCTCTCCAGAAAGCAGAAGTCTGGCATGGAAAGAAAGTCCCCTGGTGAGGCCAAGGCAGCAGGGCTGTCATCCCGCCAGGGAACCTGAGACCATCAGCCTGCTGGCAGACGTGGCAGGAAGACCCGGGGCCCGGACCTGGTCTGCAGCTGCTGTCTTGAGCCTGAAAGGGGAGAGAGTCCCTGAAGTGCAGGATGGGCCCTGCGACTGAAGAGGGTCGAGCTTTGCAAaacacgacacacacacacccaagcagGAGAGCACCCCGGCCTCTGCTCTGTACATCAACTGAACGATTCGTCGCCTTGGCCAGAGTGGTCCAGGCCCGTTGCAGGATATTGATCCTGAGCTGGACAAACAACGGGAGGTTGCCGATTAAGGCCGACCTGGGTAGACTCAGCTGGTCGAAAGGCACatagtctttcttcttcttcttcttctttaaataacTCCCTCCCCCGCCCTTTCCGTGCAAAACACTTGCAGAATAGCTTCCTTACAAATAAGAGAGTTCCTGCTCTTAGACTGATGGAAAGGAATCAGGCGGGAGGTGAGAAAGCAGCCTGGTGGAGGCGTTGGTTCACTTGCCAGGATGGGGAGCGTGGGATCCACCTCTTTTGCAGCCAAGTCCCCCTtttcttgggagggggggagggcgtGTGTTCTCTGCCCggcctcccttcctttccctcccctccctttcctcctctccttttccttcctgaTCCTGAGTTGGCTAAGCAAGGGGCTCCTTCTCCCCCTTCCACCTCCCCTGGGGCCAGAGGGCTCTCCAGACTTTTAATTGATAGCCCTTTGCTGCTCCTCGCCCTCTTCAAACAGAACAATCCCCTCTTGTCACCAGCCTGGCCCCCCCCCAGGACACTTGCCATTCCAGTCTTCTGACTGAGCGGAAATTGCTCCAGACAGCCTAATTGCAGCCACTCAGAAAGACCGTCCTGCCTCCCTTTCCAAAAACTCCTTTCGTTGAGTTGCCTGCCTTTGGCGCAGCTTGTTGGGCAGAGGAGCAAAGCAGGGCAAAAAGCAGGGTCAGCTCCTCTGTTGCATGAAGGTTTGgcagggggtggagaaggggaagggactatcatccccccccccgctgcccacCCCAGTTATATCAggccttgggtgtgtgtgtgtgtgtgtgtgtgtgtgtgtgcgcgcgtggcATTTGTTGCCCTCCTGTGGCCACACAGGCCAAGACGTTCAGGCTGTTTCCCACAGTGGTTCCTGCAGGTCAGTCTTGGCGCTCCAGAGCTGCCAGGCTCCCCTGTGGGTGCCGAGGGCAAGAGGGCTTTGGCAAGGCTGGCACACGGGAGAGAGCGGAGCGGATGTCTGTGGCTGCCTACAGGGCACTGGCggtggcggggagggggagttttTAACAGGCCCCGCTCAGCCCTGCCCAGGGATCTCTCTGCCCTAGACCAGCCTCCCCCCTATGCCTGCCAGGCCTTCCAGAAGCCGCCTTGGTTCCGAGGAGTCTGCCCAGAACACAAACTGCTGCAGAAGTGAAGCCAAATGCTTGCAATTGGCCAAGAGAAATTGGCCCCTGAAACTGCATAGAGGAACTCTCAGCCCCTCAGTGGGGCAGCCAAGACCTTCGAGAGCGGCTGAGCAGGAACTACAGGGAAGACCTCTGGAGATGCTTTGAGGTTTTGCCCATTTCTGAAGCTATGAGAGCCCGTCTGGTCAGATACCTGAGCCAGGCCCATTATCAGCAGCCAACAGGTTAGGGCAAATGCTGGGTTTTGAtgtaatgcttgtttaattccttttctaatatttggatacttactgtttttagcttttaaatattgtcttttaattgctgtaagccgccttgggtccttttaaagagaaaagttgggtaaaaaatatcttaaatcaacaaataaacaaacaaataaatcccaTCACAACTCCCCTtgaataaaattccttttgcctcctccactccttttaacttccgtgtttccctgaaaataagacagggtcttatattaatttttgctccaaaaaactgcagtagggcttattttcaggggatgtttaatttttttctatgtaccacaatctacatttattcaaagaatcatgtaatcttctggttgctgcacaagggtggagggcggggtttcacttaactagggcttattttttggggggggcttatattacgagcatcctgaaaaatcatactaaggtttattttcaggttaggtcttatttttggggaaacaggctaAATCCACAGAGTGTAATTTACAACAATTCATGATGCCAAAAGAAATCTGTCAGTCTTAAGGGTTGCTGCATGATTTTTTGGTACATatccacaggtgtttttttttcttttcttaaacttacaccctccctgccccccccccggaaagctAGAACAGCAGCCTCTGGTCCTGTTCCTCATGGGGAGGGCACAGCTCTGGCTGGTGACCATAGTGGCAAATGCCCTTTCCAACATCCTGTGCTTGGTCGAAGGGTATTTCACAAAGACAAATTTCTAATACTGTAAAACCATGAAATATGTGTTGAGAGCTTTATAAACACTCTCCAGAAATATTATCTTCTAGATAACGGAGTGCCAGACAATTAGTtcttgctaaataaataaataaataaataaataaataaataaataaataaataaataaataaataaataaataaataaataaataaataaataaataaataaataaataaataaataaataaataaataaataaatagatttctgAAAAACATAGAtttctaaaaaacaaaatttaagacAACAGAAAAATTTCTTTCTGGCTAAGAATCCCAACCTACAAGTTCTCTCTTTCAGATGTCATAGAGCTCACTCTAGCTGTATGTCCACATACTGGAAATTTTTTGaaagattaaatttaaaaaaatcttttccctATAACCTCTGCTTACAAACCACAGGGGGGTGCCTATGTCCTTCTTATCCTTATTTCCAAGTCCCCTTCCATGTTTACTTTTGGAAGGATATTCCCAAGTTCAtcattcaaaaagagagagagaagagaagagaagagaaaagagaaacatcCTTTATTTGATGATGACCTCTCAAGATTGTAACTTGAGGCTGGGGAGGAGTCTCAACCTGCTCCGAAAGCCAGCTGGCAGAGGATTCATAAGAGACTGGCACCGAGGTGATTTTGCAGATCCTCTCTCCCTTGCATCTGGAGAGACAtggttcaggcaggctttctggtgcctgagaaatcagcatttaaaaaagaaaagaaatatcccACACTGAATTTGAGACAACCAATCCACTTTGAAGACATGGAGAGACAAGAGAGACCCCACTTTGGGGGCCAACACAGAGGAGTTCCCTCTTCTGCTTACAGGCTTTCTGTCCCGTCTTTTTTGACCCAGAGGTGGGGCCCTGCAGAAAGTCAGAGATCCTTAGCATCCTTGCAGATCTGAAATAACCCACGGGAACTGCTTGGAAGGCTTTGGAAAGAACTGTGCCGGATACAGGGGACCCTGAGCTAGAGCTATGAAATGAGGGTCCCAAAGACAAACATTCTTTTCAACAGATTTCTGTATTCGCCAAGGACTGGTATGTACATTTATTACTGTTAGTGAATTTGAAAAagaacacacacccctcctctaaaagaaacaaacaaacaaacaaagagatcaGAGAGGCCCTTGGTCAGGAGAGGCAGGAGCCGAAAGCAGCCAGCGCCAATCAAAGGGTGGGCCTGGCCGTGGGGAGAGCAGGTGGGCAAGCAAAGGGGAAGTGGTTGGAGGCAGGCCACTTTCTCCTGGGCCACTGAGGCACATGGCCCTTCCGGGGGGCGAAATGTACATCTGGGCCCCGAGCCCTGTGTCAAGGGCAAGAGGCTAAGGCAGcggggaagaaaaggagagctAAGTCCCCTCTCTCCCACATTTTAGGATCATCATGAGGACTACTGTCATCATTTTAAGAAGCACACGGGCACCCCTCTCAGGAGTTCACCAGAGGCTGGAAAGCACCCACACGTCCTGCTAAGATTGTCCTTTCCTGGCCCGCAATTACAGGAAACGGAATTGAACCAGAAGAGGCTTAGAGAGCCTCTTCTGGTTCAGTTAAGAAATTTCAGCCAtcagaaaaaggaaggagaaggagaagaaaggggcgaaggaggagggggaggaggaggagctgctgctgcttccggCTGGCGACACAGGAGTCAAGGGAAGGAGCCGGAAAGAAATCCAACAGCAGGCAGGATGCTTAGGTTGGAATGACACCGGTGGCAAAGAGGATgatcaggatgatgatgatggcaacaaTGATGCAGATGATGGCAATCATCTTGACATTCTTCCACCAGTACTTGCGCGCCACCTTCTGGGAGGTCGTCTTGAAGTGTTCCGACTGCAGCCAAGAGAGACGGGCCCTCAGTCAAGAGCCTGGAGAGCGGGTGGCCCCTCGCCAGCAGACCttcagttctccccccccccacgcacacacactgCCAGGTCTTaggcagaagccccccccccccggatgggCCCTTCTCCATCCTTCCTGCACCCCCTTCCAAGAGACCCATTCCTGGGGGGTCCCCTGGCTTTGTGGGGGAAGGTGGGCAAGGAGGGAGACCCCCCAGGGGTTCACTTCGGAGAGCCAGGGGGCGGTTTCCCCTCACAAGCCCCTTCTCCCAGCCTCTGAGGGGCCCCTCCTTCCCAGCCACTTACGGTCGCTTCCAGGTCCTCCGTCTTGTTGCGCAGGTGGTCCAGGTTCTCCCCCCTGGCCAGGATCCGCTCCACGTTCTGTGTCATGATGTTCTTGACTCCCTCCACCTCACTCTGGAGGTTCTTCACCTGGTCGTTCGCCATCCCAGCTCTGCTGCCGCCTTCCTGcacggaggagaaggaggaggaaggggtccTGAGGACGGGCCGAGGGAGGGTTTTGCCAAAACAGACTCTGCCTCCAGGAGGGGGGGCCACGCGTGGTGGGGCAAAGCCCTTCTCGGGAAGCTCTCCTCTGCATCTGCCACTGACGTGCCCACTTATTAGGAAAGGCAAGGGTGGCCCCCCTTCCTGCTCAGCCATCCTGAAAGGGAACGGATCCTCCCTTATGCCGCCACTGCCCTGGCAAGGAAACACACGGGGAGGAAGGCAAATCCCAGAGGGAAGCGCCCGAGGGCTTTtccagaaaggaaagggagggacaGAAATGCACGGCTCAGGCCACTGGTCCCTGAGCTGCGCATCCAGAAGCTTTCTGAAACCCAGCCTAagtgaaagccccccccccaagaggtaATGGCTTCTCCCCTCCAAGAAGGgccccttccttccatcatcagcgcCAGACTTTCTGAAATGTCCTGAACTTGTAAAGCCCatttggacccccccccccacgtcgcCTTCTGGCTTCGCAGCCGACCCCCAGCCAAGGTGTCCGCTTGTGCCATCTTCCCCCAAGCAGCCACCCGTATGTGGCATTGGAACAGGATCCCGGGAGGATCAGCCTCAGCCGAGGCCCAGTCTAGATTGCACATAGAGGCAACCTGGccccctcctgctgcttcagactacaactcccatcatgcctaaGCAGCAGAGCCAATAGTAAGGAACCGAATATGGTataaaatcatttgaaatgtcaTCTCTTGGCCTCCTGCCAGCTCAGTGCCAGAGCAAAGCTCTccatgaaaaaaatccccaccTCAAACTCAGCACCTTCGTTACGAATGGACTCCCatccccagaattctccaagaactcCAGGAATTACAACCCACAAACTGAAATCAACACATCTGTATGTTTTGCCCTTCTAAAGAAGggctttgttttgattttttttaacctgcacatcagcttttttttttacacacaccaTCAGCATTTACTGCCTGTTGCTGAgctgtaaaaaaaaggaaaaaaaaagcggGCTAGCACACTGCTGTGGCGCATCCCGAGAGTCAGAATT is part of the Pogona vitticeps strain Pit_001003342236 chromosome 8, PviZW2.1, whole genome shotgun sequence genome and encodes:
- the VAMP5 gene encoding vesicle-associated membrane protein 5 isoform X1, whose translation is MSLSGSLAASPAPTKKKISHTPEGPGRGALPAALGFQAGLANNRSQPSSDPACHSKQAVKADGLGESRLQQCQKEAEEVTEIMMDNYSKVMDREGKLSELDERADELRNQSVAFSKTTKTVAQKKRWENMKYKIILGGVAAGVVLLLILVIVLSLTLPGSGSQAESAQSPTGGN
- the VAMP5 gene encoding vesicle-associated membrane protein 5 isoform X2; translated protein: MGESRLQQCQKEAEEVTEIMMDNYSKVMDREGKLSELDERADELRNQSVAFSKTTKTVAQKKRWENMKYKIILGGVAAGVVLLLILVIVLSLTLPGSGSQAESAQSPTGGN
- the VAMP8 gene encoding vesicle-associated membrane protein 8 isoform X3; the protein is MANDQVKNLQSEVEGVKNIMTQNVERILARGENLDHLRNKTEDLEATSEHFKTTSQKVARKYWWKNVKMIAIICIIVAIIIILIILFATGVIPT
- the VAMP8 gene encoding vesicle-associated membrane protein 8 isoform X2, whose translation is MEGGSRAGMANDQVKNLQSEVEGVKNIMTQNVERILARGENLDHLRNKTEDLEATSEHFKTTSQKVARKYWWKNVKMIAIICIIVAIIIILIILFATGVIPT